A stretch of the Lolium perenne isolate Kyuss_39 chromosome 3, Kyuss_2.0, whole genome shotgun sequence genome encodes the following:
- the LOC139838685 gene encoding putative F-box/FBD/LRR-repeat protein At3g49030, with product MEVLANISQDEQDRISALPTDLLLRILERLDLRTVIHVGTLSKQWRHLPHQLSRLHLNIAYFQGDRRARLCQIMRAYTGAMWRLLFPPAVCDCNQNRRIKTLRLSFYLVVPQLRSIGRAVDILVGSGKMECLEFVIFPRCSRPSNAQLAEFGDQFMSFSCTYHVTFRWLTSLALKGLAFKESDVPSLINACEKLEQLSLRSCRLVEYSVLKIDAPCSKLQALEFIGFGCTRIELISVPNLRRLNCHSILMENPPVRFGHVPQLFYVSLVSPAIAWQTPFALGECFSMSARYLSILHLNFICKMISIRPQPKQQTAIFRNLTDLYLYNICVQCDLNWTMFILEAVPSLEKFHLSRHSCVNATKDVAEITNLVCQPSKIFVHSNLKLLVMHGLEEETKVVNFVRLVMERAVGLKIIELSDKQTCKECNAVNLESARRVPLDGARSHRLVERLTRGLSSSVEIIIG from the coding sequence ATGGAGGTACTGGCCAACATCAGCCAAGATGAGCAAGATAGAATCAGTGCCCTTCCCACCGATCTACTCCTTAGAATCCTCGAACGGCTTGATTTGCGCACGGTGATCCACGTTGgaacactctcaaaacaatggagGCACCTCCCTCACCAGCTCTCGCGACTGCACTTGAACATCGCCTACTTCCAAGGCGACCGTCGCGCCAGGCTGTGTCAAATAATGAGGGCGTACACGGGTGCTATGTGGAGGTTGTTGTTTCCCCCCGCTGTGTGTGACTGCAACCAAAATCGTAGAATCAAGACTCTGCGCCTCAGTTTCTACCTGGTGGTGCCTCAGCTGCGCTCCATTGGCCGTGCTGTCGACATCCTTGTGGGCAGCGGGAAAATGGAATGCCTCGAGTTCGTAATATTCCCACGTTGCTCTCGTCCGAGCAACGCGCAGCTAGCCGAGTTCGGAGATCAGTTCATGTCGTTCTCCTGTACCTACCACGTCACCTTCCGTTGGCTCACAAGTCTTGCCCTCAAGGGCCTCGCTTTCAAAGAATCTGATGTTCCCAGCCTCATCAACGCTTGCGAAAAGCTCGAGCAACTTTCCTTGAGATCCTGTAGATTGGTTGAGTACTCTGTTCTCAAGATTGATGCCCCATGCTCGAAGCTCCAGGCACTCGAGTTCATTGGCTTTGGGTGCACAAGGATTGAGCTTATCTCTGTCCCTAATCTCAGGCGACTGAACTGTCATTCCATACTCATGGAGAACCCCCCAGTGCGTTTCGGCCATGTTCCTCAGCTTTTTTATGTGAGCCTTGTATCTCCCGCTATTGCTTGGCAGACGCCATTTGCACTGGGAGAGTGTTTCTCCATGAGTGCCAGGTACCTGTCGATCCTGCATCTCAATTTCATCTGCAAAATGATCTCGATTCGTCCACAACCAAAACAGCAAACTGCTATATTCAGGAACCTCACAGATTTGTACCTTTACAATATCTGTGTTCAATGTGATCTGAATTGGACCATGTTTATCCTTGAAGCTGTACCTTCCTTGGAGAAGTTTCATTTATCTCGGCATTCGTGTGTTAATGCGACTAAGGATGTAGCTGAGATAACCAACCTTGTGTGCCAACCATCCAAGatttttgtccactcgaacttgaagttgctcgtgaTGCATGGGCTCGAGGAGGAAACCAAGGTGGTGAATTTTGTAAGACTTGTCATGGAACGGGCTGTGGGCTTGAAGATAATTGAGTTGAGCGATAAACAAACATGCAAGGAGTGCAACGCTGTCAACCTTGAGTCCGCAAGAAGAGTTCCATTGGATGGAGCAAGGTCGCACCGCCTTGTGGAGCGACTTACACGTGGATTATCCTCATCCGTGGAGATAATAATTGGTTGA